A stretch of Alkalicella caledoniensis DNA encodes these proteins:
- a CDS encoding GxxExxY protein, translating into MYLHEEITKEIIGAGFEVYNQLRYGFAEKVYENSLVVELRLRGFKVETQKNITIKYKNELVGLYVADVVVEDKVIVELKSNKGNVEDAVPQLLNYLSATNLNVGLILNFGPKDLEFKRLMR; encoded by the coding sequence ATGTATTTACATGAAGAAATTACTAAAGAGATAATCGGGGCGGGATTTGAGGTATATAATCAGTTAAGATACGGGTTTGCGGAAAAGGTTTACGAAAATTCTTTGGTAGTGGAATTAAGATTGAGGGGTTTTAAAGTGGAAACTCAAAAAAACATCACTATTAAATATAAAAATGAATTGGTAGGATTGTATGTAGCGGATGTAGTAGTCGAAGATAAGGTTATAGTAGAGCTCAAAAGTAACAAGGGAAATGTAGAAGATGCAGTTCCACAACTCTTAAATTATCTATCTGCTACCAATTTAAATGTAGGTTTAATACTAAACTTTGGACCTAAAGATTTGGAATTTAAAAGATTGATGAGATGA
- a CDS encoding EscU/YscU/HrcU family type III secretion system export apparatus switch protein, which yields MEDRKKVAALRYSKDRKRAPEVIGTGVGDVAERILEIAKENDIPLYNDERLVNQLIALELGDQIPPELYKVVAEILVFVYRVDKKA from the coding sequence TTGGAGGACAGAAAAAAGGTCGCAGCTTTAAGATATAGTAAGGATAGGAAAAGAGCCCCTGAGGTCATTGGAACTGGAGTGGGGGATGTGGCAGAGAGAATATTGGAAATAGCCAAGGAAAATGATATTCCTCTGTATAATGATGAAAGACTGGTAAATCAGCTTATTGCTTTAGAGTTAGGGGATCAAATTCCTCCTGAGCTTTACAAGGTTGTTGCGGAGATATTAGTTTTTGTTTATAGGGTGGATAAGAAGGCGTAG
- a CDS encoding flavocytochrome c, whose amino-acid sequence MKLRRLNVMDRVLIVSMVVVLTLAVLAGCNRGSSSNDLKTDVVIIGSGGAGLAAAIEAKDAGKEVIIVEMMNMVGGNTLRATGGLNAAGTSVQKDQGIEDSADSHYEDTMKGGYNINNPALVEILASQAADSVEWLIGLGADLSNVGRMAGSSQDRTHRPTGGAPVGPHVVQVLKENAEERGIEILLETKATDIITKDGKATGIKVEQKDGTKFNITADAVIIATGGFGASEEMFAGFDTKLAGFGTTNHAGATGSGIVMGQAIGADVVDMDQIQTHPTVVPSNGHMITEAVRGNGAILVNAKGERFVNELATRDVVSAAILEQEGQTAYLVLDNSIRESLSAIDGYIRMGITLEGTTIEELASNVGMDSDTLVNTITAYNGFVDGVDADFERADMPRKLIEGSYYAIEIGPAVHHTMGGLVINAEGQVIDTEGNVISGLFAAGEVTGGIHGGNRLGGNAMTDLIVFGRIAGKSAAK is encoded by the coding sequence ATGAAATTAAGACGATTAAATGTAATGGACAGAGTATTAATAGTGTCAATGGTTGTTGTTTTGACACTTGCAGTTTTAGCTGGTTGTAATCGAGGTAGTTCATCTAATGATTTGAAAACTGATGTGGTTATTATCGGTTCCGGTGGAGCTGGGCTAGCTGCTGCAATAGAAGCTAAAGATGCTGGCAAGGAAGTAATAATTGTTGAAATGATGAATATGGTTGGTGGAAACACCCTTAGAGCTACAGGTGGTTTAAATGCAGCTGGTACTTCTGTACAAAAGGATCAAGGGATTGAAGATAGCGCTGACAGTCACTATGAGGATACTATGAAGGGTGGTTATAACATAAATAACCCTGCGCTTGTGGAAATTTTAGCTTCTCAAGCAGCAGATAGTGTTGAGTGGTTGATTGGCTTAGGAGCTGACTTATCAAACGTTGGTAGGATGGCTGGTTCTTCCCAAGATAGAACACATAGACCTACAGGTGGAGCTCCAGTTGGGCCACATGTTGTACAGGTGCTAAAGGAAAATGCTGAAGAAAGAGGTATTGAGATATTACTTGAAACTAAGGCTACTGATATCATAACTAAAGATGGTAAGGCTACTGGTATCAAGGTAGAGCAAAAGGATGGCACTAAGTTTAATATTACAGCGGATGCTGTTATTATAGCTACTGGTGGTTTCGGAGCTAGTGAAGAGATGTTTGCAGGTTTTGATACAAAGCTAGCAGGCTTCGGTACAACCAACCATGCTGGTGCTACTGGAAGTGGTATTGTTATGGGACAAGCTATTGGGGCAGATGTTGTTGATATGGATCAAATCCAAACACACCCAACAGTTGTACCGTCTAATGGTCATATGATTACTGAAGCTGTAAGGGGTAATGGTGCTATCTTAGTTAATGCTAAGGGCGAGAGGTTTGTAAATGAACTTGCTACTAGGGATGTTGTTTCTGCAGCGATTTTAGAGCAAGAAGGACAAACTGCTTATCTCGTGCTTGATAACTCCATTAGAGAAAGTTTAAGTGCCATTGATGGCTATATAAGAATGGGTATTACCCTTGAAGGTACAACCATTGAAGAGCTAGCTAGTAATGTAGGTATGGATTCTGATACTTTAGTTAACACAATTACAGCATATAATGGCTTTGTAGACGGGGTAGACGCTGACTTTGAAAGAGCTGATATGCCAAGAAAGCTGATTGAAGGTTCCTACTACGCAATAGAGATTGGACCTGCTGTTCACCATACCATGGGTGGATTAGTGATTAATGCTGAAGGACAAGTTATTGATACAGAAGGCAATGTTATAAGCGGTCTATTTGCAGCAGGTGAGGTTACTGGTGGTATTCACGGCGGCAACAGACTTGGTGGTAATGCCATGACAGATCTTATTGTTTTTGGTAGAATTGCAGGGAAATCCGCAGCTAAATAA
- a CDS encoding heme NO-binding domain-containing protein — protein MKGTLMSAWMNTARELYGDDIVEKHMNQANWDKGHIIKPSEDIPEEIPLKIIKGIATELGITVSEIWQAIGKRNIMSFFKLYPSFFKQQNLYSFLSSMDDIHTIITNKMPGATPPRLIMKVVSKNEATLQYISKRGMFDYLQGLLYGAADYFKEKIEVSTVSKSEAEGSVTLKLTFEQPIVSRKNYPINKVLSLGFIKSAEVKIAIMATAITSMATLGMSPFVETDIRTYAIIPIFFISSYISSKIINLPLKKIMASLDNITNKNYYETNEIYTKDQYEALNNKLNLYKNLLVKDFVAFKGLTDEMDSFGETFTKISADMNETSSEISLVVEQVAAGAMNQAEETENSVSILNDNINSLKEIVDKENESKDLLEGVVGEINQGYNDVKQTTENLQAIISQFSRLKDNGDKLEVKTKDINEVVETVTSIAEQTNLLALNASIEAARAGEQGRGFSVVAEEIRKLAEESKKAATSITDDLNSFTVSISEIVQDIENQFTILKDESSKLEKVADSNFKSTQSIRSVTDSIIEMIDQLTLETNSISNIYQKIENLAAIAEENSASSQEVSANVTQYTYKIMDMSSNIKEFKKLTEQFKEDLDTYQI, from the coding sequence ATGAAAGGAACACTTATGTCCGCTTGGATGAATACAGCAAGAGAACTATACGGTGATGACATAGTAGAAAAGCACATGAACCAAGCAAACTGGGACAAAGGACACATCATTAAACCATCAGAAGACATACCTGAAGAAATACCACTAAAAATAATTAAAGGTATAGCTACTGAGCTAGGAATAACAGTGTCTGAAATATGGCAAGCCATAGGTAAAAGAAATATCATGTCCTTCTTCAAACTGTACCCAAGCTTTTTTAAACAACAAAATCTATACTCTTTCCTAAGCTCCATGGACGACATACATACAATAATTACAAATAAGATGCCTGGAGCCACTCCCCCAAGACTTATAATGAAAGTTGTATCTAAAAATGAAGCCACACTTCAATATATATCAAAGCGTGGAATGTTTGACTACCTCCAAGGTTTACTCTATGGTGCTGCAGACTACTTCAAGGAAAAAATAGAAGTATCAACAGTATCTAAGTCAGAAGCCGAAGGCTCTGTAACCCTTAAGCTAACATTTGAACAACCCATAGTATCAAGGAAAAACTACCCTATAAATAAAGTCCTATCCTTGGGTTTTATAAAATCAGCTGAAGTAAAAATTGCAATTATGGCCACTGCCATAACTTCAATGGCAACACTAGGTATGTCACCCTTTGTTGAAACAGATATAAGAACCTATGCTATCATTCCTATCTTTTTTATATCTTCATACATATCCTCTAAAATCATAAACTTACCACTAAAGAAGATTATGGCTTCATTGGACAACATAACCAACAAAAACTACTATGAAACAAACGAAATATATACTAAAGACCAATATGAAGCACTAAACAACAAGTTAAACCTATACAAAAACCTATTAGTAAAAGACTTTGTTGCCTTTAAAGGACTTACAGATGAAATGGATTCCTTTGGCGAGACCTTTACAAAGATCTCTGCAGATATGAACGAAACCTCATCTGAGATATCCTTAGTTGTTGAACAAGTAGCAGCTGGAGCCATGAACCAAGCAGAAGAAACAGAGAATTCCGTATCCATACTAAACGATAACATCAACTCCCTTAAAGAGATTGTGGACAAAGAAAATGAAAGTAAAGATCTTCTCGAAGGAGTAGTTGGTGAAATCAACCAAGGCTACAATGATGTTAAACAGACAACAGAAAACCTACAAGCTATTATTTCACAGTTTTCACGCCTTAAAGACAATGGTGACAAACTAGAAGTAAAAACTAAAGACATAAACGAAGTTGTTGAAACAGTTACATCTATAGCTGAACAGACTAACCTACTAGCCCTTAACGCATCCATAGAAGCAGCTAGAGCTGGTGAACAAGGTAGAGGTTTTTCTGTGGTAGCTGAAGAAATCCGCAAGCTCGCCGAAGAATCCAAAAAAGCTGCAACAAGTATCACTGACGACTTAAACTCATTTACTGTGAGCATATCTGAAATAGTACAAGATATAGAAAATCAATTTACTATACTAAAAGACGAAAGCAGCAAGCTAGAAAAAGTAGCTGACTCCAACTTCAAATCAACCCAAAGCATCCGTTCTGTTACAGATAGCATAATAGAGATGATTGATCAGTTAACATTAGAAACCAACTCCATATCTAACATCTATCAAAAGATAGAAAACCTTGCAGCTATAGCTGAAGAAAACTCAGCATCCTCCCAAGAGGTATCTGCAAACGTTACCCAGTATACTTACAAAATAATGGATATGTCCTCAAACATAAAGGAATTTAAGAAACTAACAGAACAGTTCAAAGAAGACTTAGACACATACCAGATATAA
- a CDS encoding M42 family metallopeptidase, which produces MELLKRLTETAGIGGREERIRSIVIDELRDYVDEIQVDAIGNVIALKRGSGSGKKVMISGHMDEIGFIVTYIDDKGFLRLNPVGGFDPKTLVAQRVKVHGREDLDGVLMPGIKPIHLMTPEEAKKSLAVSDFFVDLGRSKEEVEKLVRIGDFVTLERDFLEIGDNFSAKALDDRAGVYIMIEAIKGLSKHDVDIYAVGSVQEEQGLRGATTSAFGVQPDIGVALDVTIAGDIPGGSPHAQITALGAGAAIKVMDSASISNYKLVDFMRDIAEENGIKYQMEILPRGGTDAGAIERSRTGCPVITLSLPTRYVHSNVETANKKDLEATVELLTKFLENAHKGDFTL; this is translated from the coding sequence ATGGAATTATTAAAAAGATTAACAGAGACCGCTGGTATTGGCGGTAGGGAAGAGCGTATTCGCTCTATCGTGATCGATGAGCTTAGAGATTATGTTGATGAAATCCAGGTGGACGCCATAGGTAACGTTATTGCTTTAAAAAGAGGTAGTGGTAGTGGCAAAAAGGTTATGATTAGTGGTCACATGGACGAGATTGGTTTTATTGTTACCTACATAGACGATAAGGGCTTTTTAAGATTAAATCCCGTTGGTGGGTTCGATCCTAAAACTTTAGTTGCACAAAGGGTTAAGGTTCATGGTAGAGAGGATTTAGATGGTGTTCTTATGCCTGGTATTAAGCCTATACATTTAATGACTCCAGAGGAAGCGAAAAAATCCTTGGCTGTCAGTGACTTTTTTGTTGATCTTGGTAGAAGTAAGGAAGAAGTTGAAAAGCTTGTTAGAATTGGTGATTTTGTAACTTTAGAGCGTGATTTTCTGGAGATTGGAGATAACTTCTCCGCTAAGGCTTTAGATGACAGAGCTGGTGTTTATATCATGATTGAAGCTATTAAGGGTTTGAGCAAGCATGATGTAGATATTTATGCTGTTGGTTCAGTTCAAGAAGAGCAAGGTTTAAGGGGTGCTACAACCAGTGCTTTTGGTGTACAGCCTGATATCGGTGTAGCTTTAGACGTTACCATCGCAGGGGATATCCCAGGTGGGAGCCCTCATGCTCAGATTACAGCTTTAGGTGCCGGTGCAGCTATTAAGGTTATGGATTCTGCTTCTATTTCAAATTATAAGTTGGTTGATTTCATGAGGGACATAGCTGAGGAGAATGGTATTAAGTATCAGATGGAGATTCTTCCACGAGGAGGTACTGATGCAGGTGCTATTGAGAGATCTAGAACTGGCTGTCCTGTAATTACTTTATCTTTACCTACGAGATATGTTCATTCAAATGTAGAAACTGCAAATAAGAAGGATTTAGAGGCAACTGTTGAGCTTCTTACTAAGTTTTTAGAGAACGCTCATAAGGGTGACTTTACACTGTAG